The proteins below come from a single uncultured Carboxylicivirga sp. genomic window:
- a CDS encoding TlpA disulfide reductase family protein, producing MKLLLTFILFHSFINLICQELPTRLTYTNSLIFNTDEDSVRYYSVYKNLPAEVQQKLSIPAYEEYLINKDTTLIFWYPKKVSPPTYLFISTKSKLERIDVYSGKVIEFEDNTERKYLNFNTYRRISEEDQVILDKKCEAWISSSKNGWNKVWLTNANKQLIKKVGEQCILNNQFVFKQITYNKKRGTVRKEITQIKELEEKKIGKIIAEHSKVDIKPMYQLIPQNSKYENKPIKVGSIAPNLYYRKVFNNEMGNIYNLTSKSKYTIIEFWGSWCIPCLVANGWIKSLHEQYDNNHLAILSLDVYDRQIEKVHSLIKQKQMTWNQGYATEKWISIFNKQDTYPWLVIINQENKVMYRGNPGREDEKKQIIDILDQK from the coding sequence ATGAAACTATTACTTACATTTATTTTATTTCATTCCTTTATAAACTTAATTTGTCAAGAATTACCTACTAGATTAACCTATACAAACTCATTAATATTTAATACCGATGAAGATAGTGTAAGGTATTATAGTGTGTATAAAAATTTACCTGCAGAGGTTCAACAAAAACTATCCATCCCAGCGTATGAAGAATATCTGATAAATAAGGATACAACTTTAATATTTTGGTATCCTAAAAAAGTGAGTCCTCCTACCTATCTCTTTATATCAACTAAATCAAAACTAGAAAGAATAGATGTTTATTCTGGAAAAGTTATTGAATTTGAAGATAATACAGAGCGTAAATATCTTAATTTCAATACTTATAGACGAATATCTGAAGAAGATCAGGTTATTCTCGATAAAAAATGCGAAGCATGGATATCCAGCTCAAAAAACGGATGGAATAAAGTATGGTTAACTAATGCTAATAAGCAATTAATTAAAAAGGTAGGGGAGCAATGCATCTTAAATAATCAATTTGTTTTTAAACAAATTACTTATAACAAAAAAAGAGGAACTGTTCGCAAAGAAATAACACAGATAAAAGAATTGGAAGAAAAAAAAATCGGGAAGATAATTGCGGAGCACTCCAAAGTTGATATAAAACCGATGTATCAATTAATACCTCAAAATAGCAAGTATGAAAATAAACCAATTAAAGTTGGGAGTATAGCCCCTAATCTATATTATCGCAAGGTATTTAATAACGAAATGGGTAATATTTATAATTTAACTTCTAAAAGTAAATATACAATAATTGAATTTTGGGGTTCGTGGTGTATACCGTGTCTTGTTGCAAATGGATGGATAAAGTCATTACATGAGCAATACGATAATAATCATTTAGCAATTCTATCTTTAGATGTTTATGATCGTCAAATCGAAAAGGTTCATAGCTTAATAAAGCAAAAACAAATGACATGGAATCAAGGTTATGCAACCGAAAAATGGATTTCAATATTTAATAAGCAAGATACTTATCCTTGGCTTGTTATTATAAATCAAGAGAATAAAGTAATGTATAGGGGCAATCCCGGTCGCGAGGATGAAAAGAAGCAGATTATAGATATTCTGGATCAAAAATAG